The Raphanus sativus cultivar WK10039 chromosome 6, ASM80110v3, whole genome shotgun sequence sequence ATCAATATAGAAACTCACATTCAATAAAGATACAAGCTTTCCATACTCTTTGCATATATTGCGTTTAAACTCTTTGCTTTGAACATGTAAATTAGAGAAAAACTTCCTCACAGTGACAGTGGCACAAATCAGGCGTGCAGTCTTCTTCTCAGCAACCAACAAACCGGAATGATCAAAGGTCAAGAGCGTAGCAACTTTCTCCTCCTTTCTCCTCGTCTCCACCGTGAGATTCCCCAAGGCACATAGGGAGCTTAGAGCTTCTCTGAAACCAAACGTGTTTAAACTTTGAAGATCTGCCAAATCCTCTAAATGTGCTAAATCAGTGACGGTTCGTCGTCGGAGATTGTTTACCTTGAAATTGGACGGGGAAATGCCGCAGCCGTTGTCGATGACTTGGAAGTAGTCTTCGCCGTGGTCGCGGAGGTTGATTTCGATGCTGGTGGCTCCAGCGTCGAGGCTGTTCTCCCTGAGCTCCTTGACGGCGGAGGAGAGGTCTAGGATGACTTGTCCGGAGAAGATTCTGTGAACGGCGGCTCTGTTGATGGGTTTGATCAACGGAGACGAATCTCCTTGCATTTACATAACCTCGAAACAATATCGATCAAACACTCTTCAAAATCGTCTCACAGTAATCTGGGAAGAACGTAAGCTTGGCTGATGGATTGAGAAGGTGACGGTTCTCACCGGAGTGGTCCAATCACGCCGGAAATTTTGAGCGGACACGGTGAAGAAAGATCTAGGAGAATAGAGAATAGAGAATAGGTTTATTAGTTAGGGGTATAATGGTATTTTGATCATTAAAAATT is a genomic window containing:
- the LOC108810130 gene encoding DNA mismatch repair protein PMS1-like → MQGDSSPLIKPINRAAVHRIFSGQVILDLSSAVKELRENSLDAGATSIEINLRDHGEDYFQVIDNGCGISPSNFKRSSKLPMCLGESHGGDEEKGGESCYALDL